A region of the Stieleria neptunia genome:
ATTCGAATTTCCAAGATTTCAATTCGGAATCAAGCAACAAATCCGGGGGTGCCACGAGAACGGTAGTGTGCATCGTGGCGAAACAATTCGCCCACGCAAAACACTTCCGGTTTCCATCCTCTCCACGTAAGGAACTGACCATGGCTGCTTACATTAAGTTTGATGGCGTTGACGGCGAATGCAAAGACAAGGACCACAAGGGCTGGAGCGACTTGCTGTCGTTCAGCCAAGCGGTCCATCAACCCGGCGGCTCGGCCACCGGTGCGACACGGCGTCGCGGCGACGTCATCATGGAAGACATCTCGTGCACCAAGGAACTGGACAAATCGAGCCCGAAAATCGCCGAATCGGTGTGCAAGGGCAAGGTCTACCCGAAGGTCGAAATCGACGTCACCGCGTCGTATACCGATGCAGGACGCGTGACCTACTACCGCTATGAGCTGACCAACGTCCTCGTGACCAGTTACAACATCGGCGGTGCCGGTCAAAGCGAATCGGTGCCGACCGAAGACTTCTCCTTGAACTTCGAAGAGATCAAGGTGACCTACACCGAGAACGATTCCAAGGGCAAGAAGAAGGGCAACGTCGAGTACTCGTGGAAGGTCGAAGAAGGCGAGTCTTGATCGCTCTCCCCGAATGGAAGTGGGGTAAGCATCCTGCTTGCCATCCTCGCCGGCTCCGCCGGCGAAGGTAAAGTGGGGTAAGCATCCTGCTTGCCACCCTCGCCGGCTCCGCCGACGAAGGTAAAGTGGGGTAAGCATCCTGCTTGCCACCCTCGCCGGCTCCGCCGGCGAAGGTAAAGTGGGGTAAGCATCCTGCTTGCCACCCTCACCGGCTCCGCCGGCGAAGGTAAAGTGGGGTAAGCATCCTGCTTGCCACCCTCGCCGGCTCCGCCGGCGAAGGTAAAGTGGGGTAAGCATCCTGCTTGCCACCCTCACCGGCTCCTCCGGCGAAGGTAAAGTGGGGTAAGCATCCTGCTTGCCACCCTCGCCGGCTCCGCCGGCGAAGGTAAAGTGGGGTAAGCATCCTGCTTGCCATCCTCGCGCGGCGAACCCTGGAGGCGGAGCCTCCAAGACCGTGTGTTCCCAGGCGGAGCCTGGGAACAAGATCTGACAAGTCGCCTCAGAATCCTGATCACACACCACACCTTGACCGAGCCATGGCACTTCAACAGCAGAATCGGCTCCTGAATCTCAACACGGTTCTCGGTGACGATGTGCTGTTGCTCACGTCATTCACCGGCAGCGAAGAAATGGGACGGCTGTTTCGTTACCAACTGGAAATGATCAGCGACGACCCCGGCATCAAGCCCCAAGACATCGTCGGCACGGCGATCGGCTGGAGCATCGAATTGGCCGACAACTCGCGGCGGCACTGGCACGGTTTCGTCAAAAGCCTTTCACGCGGCGACGTCGACGGACAGGACCGGCGCAACTATCGCGTCGAAGTCGTCCCTTGGTTGTGGTTCCTGACCCAGACCAGCGACTGCAAAATCTTTCAAGACACCAAGGTGCCCGACATCCTCGATGAAGTGCTCGGCGAGTACAGCTTTGCCGATTACAAGCCGGACTTTTTGCTCGACCATAAAGAATGGGAGTATTGCGTCCAGTATCGCGAGACCGATTTCAATTTCTTGTCGCGATTGATGGAACAAGAAGGGATCTTTTATTACTTCAAACACTCCGAAGGTGCTCACCAAATGGTGATCACCGACCACAAGGATGGTTACTACACGCTGCCGGAGGCCGACGTCGATTTCCCCGACGACATCGGCTCGCGTGCGATCGACGACCACTTGACGAGCTGGGAACGCAAGTATGAATTTGTGCCCGGGAAATGGGTGCAGCGCGACTACAACTTTAAAACCCCCAGCGATGATTTGATCACCGACACGGGCACGGTCGTCGACCTGCCGGAAGTCGGCAATTACGAGATGTACGACTATCCCGGCGAATACCCCGACAAGGGCGTCGGCGGCGGCGAAACCCGGTTGCGGATCGAGGCCGAGGAGACGCGTCACGACATCGTTTCGGCGACCAGCCTGTGCAAGACGTTCCAGGCCGGCGGGCGTTTCACCGTCGATCAACATCGCGACAGCGAGGAACAGGGCGCCGAAGTGGTGATCACCGCGATCCAGCACTCCGCCAGCGAGCCAATGGCTTATGAGACCGGCGGCGACGGCGGTTTGGCCTATCGCAACTCGATCACCTGTCTGCCCTCCTCACGCGTCTTCCGAACGCCACGGAGCACCGCCAAACCGATCATCAGCGGCGTGCAAACGGCAATCGTCACCGGTCCGCCCGGCGAAGAGATTTATCCGGACGAATTCGGCCGAGTGAAATGCCAGTTTCACTGGGACCGTTACGGCCAGCATGACGACAAGAGCAGCTGCTGGATCCGTGTCTCACAGGTCCACGCCGGTTCGGGGTTCGGAGGCATCAGCATTCCACGCATCGACGAGGAAGTCGTCGTCAGTTTCCTCGAAGGCGATCCCGATCGACCGCTGGTCACCGGTCGCGTTTATCACGCCCAGAACATGCCGCCCTACGGGCTGCCCGATTCCAAGAATATCAGCGGGCTGAAATCAAACAGCACCAAGGGCGGTGGCGGTTACAACGAGTACGTCATGGACGACACCAAGGGCAACGAATTGATCCGCGAACACGGCCAATTCGATAAAGATTCAACCATCGAAAACGACCTCCGCGAGCATGTGCTCAACAACCGCACCCGCGATGTCTCGGTGGATGAAGCGGTCAGCATCGGCAGCAACCAGGAAATCAACGTCGGCGCCGACCGCACCGTGAATGTGGGGGCCAACCAAGAGGTTTCCATCGGGGCAAACTCATCGCTCAGCGTGGGGTCGAATCGCGACACCACCGTCGGGGGCAATCGGACGTTGAATGTCAGTGGGTCGCAAGAAAACAACACCGGCACCAGTCGATCGACCTCCGTCGGTGCCTCCGACACGCTGAACGTCGGAGCGGCGCTGGAAATCAATGCCGGATCCGCGATCAGGCTGATCGTCGGCGGGTCGGCAATCGAGATCGGACCGGGTGGAATCAAAATCTCCGGGCCGATGGTGGACGTCACGGGCGCCGGCCCGGTCACCATCACCGGCGCCGTCGTGAAGGTCAACTCCTAAGATTACAGGCATCGAAATTGATGACACAGACGTCCACCAAGCCAGCGCCGACGAAGCGAGCAGCCGTCAAGCCAGCGTCTGAGGCACCAGCAGCACCTGAGGCACAAGCGTCTGCCACCGATTCAACGACCCTGCCGCTGCGGCACGGCCAGTCGATTCAAGTGCAAACCGTCGACGACCGACAGACGTTGCACTTGATGTCGGTCGACGGCAAGTGCCGGCTGGAAATCCAGATCACCGAGGCCGGGCCGGTGCTGATGTTGGGCGGCGCCGGACTGCAGGTCTCCGTCGAGGGACCATTGGCCTTCGATGCCGGCCACGTTGCGATTCATGGCCGCGATTCGCTGTCGTTGTCGACCGACGGGGATTTAAGCCTCAAGAGTGCCGGCAAGATGCATTCCAGCGGTCACACCCAATGCATCGAATCACAGCGTGGGGATGTTCAAGTGACGGCCAATGATGATGTGCGGCTGACGGGTGAACGCGTGCGAGTGAATTGTTAGATGATCCCATGCAACTAGAAAACTCAACTCGGTTTCCGGCGCTGTTGTTTCGCGGCGCCATCGACGAAGATCGATTCTGCGCGTCGGTGACGTGTCGTGCGACGTACGACCTGACGCCCCAGGGGTTGGTGCTGTCCGACGAGCAACCTTGGATCGTTTCCGCCGAACCCTGGGAAGGGCCCCATGGCGGGCCGATGGATTCCGACGAAGTGTTCTATCGGGGCGGCGTGGACGTCCTGGTCTTCGGCCAGGCATCCGCCTTCGGCAACGATCCGACGCGAGGCCAGGTGGTCGTCCGTGTCGGAGATGCGTTTCAATCCGCGGTGGCGGTGTTTGGTGATCGTGTCTGGATCGAGCAACAGGACGAACTGGTCCCCAGTGATCCAGAGCCGTTCCAATCGATGCCGCTGGAACTGAACCGGGCCTACGGCGGAAAGGACGTCTGGGATGAACTGGACATCCCGTTTCCCGACAACCCCGACGGTTGCGGCTATTATCTTTCGCGCGACAGCGCGGTCGGGTCGCCGCTGCCCAATTTAGAAGATCCCGCCACCCCGATCACCAACTGGGAGGACCAACCCGAACCGGTCGCGACCGGCACGGTGCCGATGGCGTTTGGTCCCAAGCTGAAACGGTTCATGGTGATCGACGAAGTCACCGGTGAGATGAAGAAACTCGATCCCCGGTTCTTCAACAGTGCGTTCCCCAACTTGATCGTCGACTCGGTTCGGCCCGGTGATCCGGTCGTGGTCGAAGGCATTTTTCCACACGGGTCACTCGCGTTCCAAGTTCCCGATCTGGATCTGGAAGTGATGCTGCAATTCGACGACGAAGAAATCATCGCACCGCTGCAAATCGATCAGATCGGAATCGAATGTGAACGCAAACGTGTCTTCATCGGATGGAGATACCCGTTTCGCTATCGTTTTTATCCGCTGCAAAAACGACGCTGCGTCCTGCGATCGAGGCAGCAGCGCGAACAACCACACCCGATGGCGGCCGCAACGCCGGATTCAGGAGCAGATCAATGCACGCCGTGATGAAGCACTGGCACCCGATGATGGGCATTGATTTCCATATCCCTTGGCCACCGGGGTCGCCCGCGCCGGCCCCTTCGCCCGTCCCCTACCGCACGGGCATGGTGCTGATCGGCACCAGCATGATCGCCTCCTATGCGCCGACCCACCTGAGCATGGGCTATGGCATGTCAATGCAGCAGGGCACCGATATCGGTTTTCTGATCCCACATATCGGTCCGCCGAGTGTTTTGCTGGCCATCGAGATTCCGCTCAGTTCATCCAAGTCGTATTTCGGCGTCGCACGCTATCCGGCCGAAGGCAAACCGATCTGCGTCGCGATGTCGCTGATGATCAACTTGAATCTGAACTGTGGCACACCGGTCCCCACACCGACCGGGATGGTGTTGGCGTTGAACACGCACATGGTCGCGATGACGATGGCCGACATGATCTACGGCAGCGTGCACATGTTGCTCGATTTTGGGCTGCAGTCTCTGTTGCAGTGGGCCGGCGGCAGGGCCGGGGGAATGATCGCGGCCAAGTTTGAAATGCAGATCGCTTATCTGACGTACCGGTTCGGCCCCCAATTGTTGTCCAAGGCAGCCGCCAAAGCGTTTCTACGATCGTCGGGGCGAAGCATCAAGGGACGCGACATCAACCGCTTGGCGCGTGAATTCGCCGATTCGCACAATGCTCGGGTTCAAACCGGTCGCAACGCGGTCCCCAGCCTGACCAGTGAACTTGCCGGCAACATCACCGGCTGGTTCACCGGCGGACCGATGGGCGCCGACAACGCAACCATCGGCGGTCCCACGCTGGTCGACCAGGTGAACGTTGGCGGCACACCCGTCGGAAATATTCCGACCTCATTAGCCCAAGGCGCCGCCGACTACGTGAACGAGCCGAGCGTGCCCGAACATCCCTCCGCGCCGCCGGCAAGTTCATCACCCGACGCAGGCCCGCCGGCGCCCGACGCAGGCCCGCCGGCGCCCGACGCAGGCCCGCCGGCACCCGATGCAGGCCCGCCGTCATCGGATGCCGGGCCGCCGGGGGGATCAGGCGACGACGCGCCGAACGCCTCCTACCCGCCCGACGACGGCGGCGTCTGTGGGCCCGATCCACCGGGGGCGAATGAATGAATCCAAACGCATCGCAACCGGAGTCATCGACCGACGAGCTTCCCGTGGCCACCCAGGTTTCCGGCAGGGCGTCCAACGGCGATTTTATCCTTTCGGTGTTGGCCAAACGCACCTACCGAATGGTCGACAACCGATGGGAGGTCGATGAAGAACAGGAGCCACTGTTCGGCGATCCGCTCGCCAACGCGGATCATCCCGCGTTGATGCAGCGTGACACCGACCTTCATCCCCAGAAAGAAAAAACAGACGTCATCATCAAGGGCCACGCGTACGGGAATGGCCGCACTACGTTCTTGGCCGGTGTGGCCGTCGCCGAGCATCGGATGATGATTCACGTCAGCGGCGACCGGATGGTAGATCGTTCACCCGCAGACCGTTTGTGTTTCTCGCCTCCCCAGCCGGTCGACAAGATTCCGCTTTGCTATTCACACGCCTATGGTGGTGTCGACGCGGTGTCGGAAAAGAAATACGGCAACCCGTTCTTGGAGCTTGCCGACCAGTATCGCGGCGACGAAATCGATTTGGCGGCGGCCAGTCCGTTTCGCTATCCGCGCAACGGCGGCGGCATGGGCTACCTGATGGAATTTGACCCCGCGTCATTCGACCCCATTCCGCTGCCCAATCTCGAAAACCCGTCACAATTGCTGACGCCCGAAACGTTGCTCTACGGCGACGTGGATCAGTGGCCCTTGATGCCGCTGCCGGCCGCGACCGACTGGCTCGATTACGGAGCGTTTCCCCGCAACGCCTTGATGGGGTTTGTGCCGTTGTTCGACCCGCAAATCACCACGGTGCTTGAAATCCAGGCGGGCTATGTTCCGGCGGAGATTTGGCACGAAGACTTCACAGGCAATCCGGCGACCTACATCGCCGGCCTCAACGGTGCTTCGTTGCCGTTGCAACTGCCCCACCTGACCGGCGGCGAACCGCTGATGCTCCGCAACATACATCCCCAGTTCGAACAATGGGGATTCAACCTGCCGGGTGAGGTGCCGACGCTGCGAACCGATGGCCGACAAGGAAAGCTCAACGACACCCGGCCGGTCATTCACACCGTCGTGATCGATCCCGACACGCAACGCATGACGATCCTCTGGCGAGGCTCGGCAAAAGCGCTGCGGCCGTATCTGCCGGATGAATTGGAACGCATGCCATTTGAGGTGATTTGGGACTGATGCGGATCATCGTTCGCGTAACATCGGACCTGCATCACGGTCGACGGTTTTGGCTGCGACCGGGACAGAGCGTCGATGTGGGCAGTGCCGAGTCCGCCGAAAAGGTCTTTCCGCGATCCGGGCTGTTACCCAATCACTTCCGTATGGAATGTCAGTTCGACGGCGGTGTGCTGACCGCGCTCGGTGGGCTGACGCTCTGCAACGGTGTGCCGGTGGGGCAAACCACCCTTGCCGACGGCGATCGGATCCAAGCCGGTCAGATGCAGTTTGACGTCGAGGTTGACGGGGCAAAAACGGTGTTGGAAGCAGCCGATTCGGTGCAACCGGCCTCCGCAAGCCCGACCGCGGGCCCGAGCAAGGGCCAGATCGACGACGATCACGACGGGGTCTGGCACATCGTTCGGGCGAGTGACAACGCGACGCTGCTGCAGGCGAAACCGACAGGCGACAACGATCCGCTGGCACGCTATCGATCGATGATCGCCGCGACCGATCCCGCAGCGTCAATCAGAGTGTTTCGTTTGATGCCTGCCGGTGCACCGCCCGCCGATGCCGCGGCCACGAGAATCTTTGTCGCGCAGCATCTTTGCGGAGACATCCAAGAGCGGTTGTCGGTGTCACTGGAACAAATTCCCGATCCGCTGGAGCAGTTGCCCCCGGATCGCCAACAGGACATCGTCGGCTGGATCACACGGTGCGACGACGAAGGGATCGCGCGCGTCCTGGGCTTGGCCGCTCAAGGCCGGGGTACGCCGCTGGAACGGCCGCACCCGGAGTGGATGCTCCGCAGCGCGGATCCGATCGAGTTGACAGAGTTGTTCGCCGATTCGAGTGATTCGTTTCTCGACAATTTGGTGGACGGATTCGATCTCGTTTGGGGCCGGTGTGGCGACCCGCCCCAGTGCTTCGTCCTCGTCAAAACGAACTTTTCTGGTTTTTTCCGTTTCGAGCCGCAACAATCACGCCGATGACCCGAGAACGGTAGTGTGCATCGCGGCGAAACAGCTCGCCCAGGCAATGAATCACTACTTTCCGCGTTTCCCCACTCAAGGAACAAACGATGGCTGCTTACATTAAATTCGATGGCGTCGACGGTGAATGCAAAGACAAAGATCACAAGGGATGGAGCGATTTGCTGTCGTTCAGCCAAGCAGTCCATCAACCCGGTGGTTCGGCCACCGGTTCGACGCGACGCCGCGGCGACGTGATCCTGGAAGACATCTCGTGTGCCAAGGAATTGGACAAGTCGAGTCCGAAAATCGCCGAATCGGTCTGCAAGGGCAAGGTCTATCCGAAGGTCGAAATCGACGTCACCGCGTCGTACACCGATGCCGGACGTGTGACGTATTACCGCTATGAACTGACCAACGTGCTGGTGACCAGCTACAGCATCGGCGGGGCCGGGCAAAGCGAATCGGTACCGACCGAAGACTTCTCCTTGAACTTCGAAGAAATCAAGGTGACCTACACCGAAAACGATTCCAAGGGTAAGAAGAAGGGCAACGTCGAGTACTCGTGGAAGGTCGAAGAAGGCGAAAGCTGATCGATCGCCCCGACGTCTTGATTGCGACGGTCCGTTTGCCGCTGCGGTGAACGGGCCCGTTTGCGTTGGGCCCGATTGCGTTGGGCCCGATTGCGTTGGCGCCGACCGACTCACGTGCAACTTGCCTAAGACCACACCACACCTTGACTGAGCCATGGCACTTCAACAGCAAAACCGCCTCCTGAATCTAACCACGGTTCTCGGTGACGATGTGCTTTTGCTCACGTCCTTCACCGGCAACGAAGAATTGGGCCGGCTGTTCCACTACCAGCTGGAGATGATCAGCGACGATCCCGGCATCAAGCCGCAAGACATCGTCGGCACACCGGTCGGTTGGAGCATTGAACTGGGCGACAATTCCAGACGCCACTGGCACGGCTTCGTCAAAAGTCTCTCGCGGGGCGACGTCGATGGGCAGGACCGTCGCAACTACCGCGTCGAAGTCGTGCCGTGGTTCTGGTTTTTGACCCAAACCAGCGATTGCAAGATTTTCCAAGACACCAACGTCCCCGATATCATCGACGAAGTGCTCGGCGAGTACGGCTTTGCCGATTACAACCCCGACTTTCAACTCGATCACAAAGAGTGGGAGTACTGCGTTCAATATCGCGAAACGGATTTCAATTTCTTGTCACGGCTGATGGAGCAGGAAGGCATCTTCTACTACTTCAAGCACTCCGAAGGTGCTCACCAGATGGTGCTGACCGATCACAAAGACGGCTACTACACGCTGCCGGAAGCCAACGTCGACTTTCCCGATGACATCGGAACCCGAGCGATCGACGACCACCTGACCAGTTGGGAACGCAAGTACCAATTCGTTCCGGGGAAATGGGCCCAGCGGGACTACAACTTCAAAACGCCGACCGACACGCTGGGCACCGACACGGGGACGGTCGTTGACTTACCCGACGTTAGCAACTTCGAAATTTACGATTACCCCGGCGAGTATCCCGACAAGGGCGTCGGCGGCGGCGAAACCCGGTTGCGGATCGAGGCCGAGGAGACACGTCACGACATCGTTTCGGCGACCAGCCTGTGCAAGACGTTCCAGGCCGGCGGGCGTTTCACCGTCGACCAACATCGCGACAGCGATGAACAGGGCGCCGAAGTCGTGATCACGGCGATCCAGCACGCCGGCAGCGAACCGATGGGGTATGAAACCGGCGGCGGCAGCGACGGGTTCCTGTATCGCAATTCGATCACCTGTTTGCCGGCGTCGCGCGTCTTTCGAACTCACCGCAGCACGGCCAAGCCGATCATCAGCGGCGTGCAGACGGCAATCGTCACCGGGCCGGCCGGCGAAGAAATCTATCCGGATGAATTCGGCCGCGTGAAATGCCAGTTTCACTGGGACCGTTACGGCCAGAATGACGACAAAAGTAGCTGCTGGATCCGCGTCTCGCAGGTGCATGCCGGATCCGGATTCGGCGGCATCGACATCCCGCGAATCGACCAGGAAGTCGTCGTCAGTTTTCTCGAAGGCGACCCGGACCGACCGCTGATCACCGGACGCGTCTACCATGCCCAAAACATGCCACCCTGGGATTTGCCGGCCAACAAAACCCAAAGCGGTTACCTGTCGCGAAGCAGCAAGGGAGGTGGCAAAGACAACGCCAACGCGATCCGCTTTGAAGACCTCAAAGGCGAAGAACAACTTTGGATCCACGCCGAAAAGAACCAAGACATCGAAGTCGAAAACGATGAAACCCACTGGGTCGGGCGCGACCGAAAGAAAACCATTGATCGCGACGAAGACACGGAAGTCAAAGGCAACCGAACAGAGGTCGTCCGAAAAAATGAAACGATCACCGTTCATGGAAGTCGAACCGAAACGGTGCACGCCGAAGAACAATTGAGTGTCAAAGGCAATCGACGCGAGACCATTTCAAAAGACCACACGCTGGTGATTGATGGAAAACGCACCGAAACCACCGCAAAAAATGAAACGCTGAGCGTCAAGGGCGAACGGTCACGAAGCGTCAGCAAGGACGAGAACATCTCCATCGACGGAAATCAAACGATCGGAGTCGGCAAGAGTGCGTCTCTGGACGCGGGCAAGGCCATCCTGATCAATGCCGGTGATTCCATCACGCTGAAGACCGGCAAAGCATCGATCGAAATGAAAAAAGATGGCACCATCAAGATCTCGGGCAAAGACATCACCATCACGGGCAGCGGGAAAATCAACGCCAAGGCGAGCGGCAAAATGACTCTCAAGGGCAGCAAGATCGCGGAGAACTAACCGGCTGGACCGCGCCGAGACATCGCCATGTTACAAGTACACAATCAGACCGATTACGAAACCGCGATCAGCGTTTTGTTCGACCAAGACGGTATCGAGACCGCCTTCATCGTCGTCAAAGCGACGCTGCGGATCGACCAACCCGATCAACCCGCCGAGACGCAATTGCCGATCTTTTACGTCGACGAACATTGGGGCGATCCGGAATCCACCAGCGTCCAATACCCCGCCGACATGACGTTGAGTAAACCGGCGACCGATGTGATCCTCAACGGAACCGCCCACGCCCCGGGATCGGCCCCCACCACCCAGGTCGATGTCCAGCTGGATGTCGGTGACACCAGCAAAACCGTGCGGGTCATCGGGGACCGCGTCTGGCAGAAAGGACTCGTCGGCATCTCGCCGTCCAAGCCGGCCGAATTCGTGTCGATGCCGCTCGTTTACGAACTCGCCTTCGGCGGCGCGGACGTCCATCCCGACGGTCGTGAAGATTGGGCGACAGAAAATCCGGTCGGCCGAGGGTTCCTCGCGTCCGACAAAAGCGGCAACGCCGACGGAGCGCCCTTGCCGAATTTGGAAACGCCCGGACAAGAACTCAAGCGTTGGTCCGACCGACCCACACCCGCCGCGTTCGGGGCAATCGCGGCTCACTGGACTCCCCGGTCGACCTTCGCGGGAACCTATGATGAAAACTGGGAAAAGAGCCGCTCGCCTTTTTTGCCGACCGACTTCAACCCGACGTTCCTCAACGCGGCTCATCCGGATTTGATCTGCGACCCGTATCTGCAAGGCGGTGAAGCGGTCCGCATTCGCGGTGTCCACCCCGAACAGTGGATCCAGTTTACGCTGCCGACTAAGCAGTTCCGAATTCGGTATCAGCTTGCCGGACAGGAATCGGAGGCAGAGCAGCGTCTGGAAACCTTGCTGATCGATACCGACAAACGTGAATATGCAATGGTTTGGCGCGCCGCGGTCCCCTGTCCGAAACAAGCGACGAAACTGAATTGGATTGCCGTCGAGGAATTGACTCCTACCAATCGGCGGGCTTGATCATGACCATGGCAATCATCGCTGTCGACATCGCGTGCCCGGTGGGTCTGTGTATCGAACAAGCCGCGACATCCGTCGCCGCCGGCGTCTCACGGATCGAAGAAACCAATTGGATCGCGCCCAATGGCAATCCGATCAAGATGGGACGGATCGCCGATGATGCGCTTCCGCCGCTGATCGAGGAAATTGCCCAGGATCGATCGCTGACGCAACACGCGCAGCGGTTGATTCGATTGGGCTCCATTGCCTTGAAAGCGGTCACCGAAAAATTGGGCGAACATTCGGCACCGGTTCATGGATTTTTCGCGATGCCTGAATCCGGCGGCGGTTCGCACGGCGACCCGGCGACGCTGGTCCAAAGCGCGCTGGCCAATACCGAGACGAAGCTCAAGTTCGCAGCCACGCATGTTTTCACCGGCGGCCGTGCATCGATGTTCCAAGCCCTGCTCGCCGCGGAGACCTTCTTGGCACAGACCCCCGATGCGATCGCCGTGGTCGGCGGAATCGATTCGTTTCATGACCCGATCCTGTTGAGTCAACTGGGCTCGCAAGAACGTCTGCTGACCGATGGCGTACAAGATGGGATGATCCCCGGCGAAGGTGCAGCGATGCTGATCTGTATCGACGCGGACAGTGCGGCATCGATGAACGTGCAGCCGATCGCGCTGATCAATGCCGTCGCAGTGGCCGAGGAGCCGGGGCACCTGACGAGCGACGATCCCTGCATGGGAGACGGTTCGACCGAAGTCCTTGCGGGGGCGCTGAAAGATTGTGAAGCGGTCCATCACGTGTACCTCAGTTTTAACGGCGAACACATCTGGGCCCAGGAATGGAGCATCGCGTTTTTGCGACACTCGGATTGTTTCGTCCAGGGCCACGGCGTGCATCATCCGGCTGAACACTTCGGCGACAGCGGGGCCGCAAGCGGGGCGATGATGACAGCGTTATCCGCGTTTGCCTTGGCCTCGGGAAAGGCCTCGGGGGAACATCTCGTTTGGTGCGCCTCCGACGGTCCCCTGCGTGGCGCGTGCACCCTTTCCAGTCCTCTCCAACCAGCGAGCTAATTCATCATGGCACAAACAGTCTTCGCCAATTGCCGGGGCGTGATTCATAAAGGATCCGGGACCATCAATTTTGCGTTCCCGGATGTCTGCAAGACACCCACGCCCGGCGGCCCGGTCCCCATTCCCTACCCGAATCTCGGCAAGGCCGCCGATACGACCAGCGGCAGCAAAAAGGTCAAAGCCGACGGCCAGATGATTTTGAACAAAGGCGCAAAATACATGATGAGCACCGGCGACGAACCGGGCACGGTC
Encoded here:
- a CDS encoding FHA domain-containing protein; translation: MRIIVRVTSDLHHGRRFWLRPGQSVDVGSAESAEKVFPRSGLLPNHFRMECQFDGGVLTALGGLTLCNGVPVGQTTLADGDRIQAGQMQFDVEVDGAKTVLEAADSVQPASASPTAGPSKGQIDDDHDGVWHIVRASDNATLLQAKPTGDNDPLARYRSMIAATDPAASIRVFRLMPAGAPPADAAATRIFVAQHLCGDIQERLSVSLEQIPDPLEQLPPDRQQDIVGWITRCDDEGIARVLGLAAQGRGTPLERPHPEWMLRSADPIELTELFADSSDSFLDNLVDGFDLVWGRCGDPPQCFVLVKTNFSGFFRFEPQQSRR
- a CDS encoding DUF2169 domain-containing protein; protein product: MNPNASQPESSTDELPVATQVSGRASNGDFILSVLAKRTYRMVDNRWEVDEEQEPLFGDPLANADHPALMQRDTDLHPQKEKTDVIIKGHAYGNGRTTFLAGVAVAEHRMMIHVSGDRMVDRSPADRLCFSPPQPVDKIPLCYSHAYGGVDAVSEKKYGNPFLELADQYRGDEIDLAAASPFRYPRNGGGMGYLMEFDPASFDPIPLPNLENPSQLLTPETLLYGDVDQWPLMPLPAATDWLDYGAFPRNALMGFVPLFDPQITTVLEIQAGYVPAEIWHEDFTGNPATYIAGLNGASLPLQLPHLTGGEPLMLRNIHPQFEQWGFNLPGEVPTLRTDGRQGKLNDTRPVIHTVVIDPDTQRMTILWRGSAKALRPYLPDELERMPFEVIWD
- a CDS encoding DUF2169 family type VI secretion system accessory protein: MQLENSTRFPALLFRGAIDEDRFCASVTCRATYDLTPQGLVLSDEQPWIVSAEPWEGPHGGPMDSDEVFYRGGVDVLVFGQASAFGNDPTRGQVVVRVGDAFQSAVAVFGDRVWIEQQDELVPSDPEPFQSMPLELNRAYGGKDVWDELDIPFPDNPDGCGYYLSRDSAVGSPLPNLEDPATPITNWEDQPEPVATGTVPMAFGPKLKRFMVIDEVTGEMKKLDPRFFNSAFPNLIVDSVRPGDPVVVEGIFPHGSLAFQVPDLDLEVMLQFDDEEIIAPLQIDQIGIECERKRVFIGWRYPFRYRFYPLQKRRCVLRSRQQREQPHPMAAATPDSGADQCTP
- a CDS encoding Hcp family type VI secretion system effector, which translates into the protein MAAYIKFDGVDGECKDKDHKGWSDLLSFSQAVHQPGGSATGSTRRRGDVILEDISCAKELDKSSPKIAESVCKGKVYPKVEIDVTASYTDAGRVTYYRYELTNVLVTSYSIGGAGQSESVPTEDFSLNFEEIKVTYTENDSKGKKKGNVEYSWKVEEGES
- a CDS encoding type VI secretion system Vgr family protein — encoded protein: MALQQQNRLLNLNTVLGDDVLLLTSFTGSEEMGRLFRYQLEMISDDPGIKPQDIVGTAIGWSIELADNSRRHWHGFVKSLSRGDVDGQDRRNYRVEVVPWLWFLTQTSDCKIFQDTKVPDILDEVLGEYSFADYKPDFLLDHKEWEYCVQYRETDFNFLSRLMEQEGIFYYFKHSEGAHQMVITDHKDGYYTLPEADVDFPDDIGSRAIDDHLTSWERKYEFVPGKWVQRDYNFKTPSDDLITDTGTVVDLPEVGNYEMYDYPGEYPDKGVGGGETRLRIEAEETRHDIVSATSLCKTFQAGGRFTVDQHRDSEEQGAEVVITAIQHSASEPMAYETGGDGGLAYRNSITCLPSSRVFRTPRSTAKPIISGVQTAIVTGPPGEEIYPDEFGRVKCQFHWDRYGQHDDKSSCWIRVSQVHAGSGFGGISIPRIDEEVVVSFLEGDPDRPLVTGRVYHAQNMPPYGLPDSKNISGLKSNSTKGGGGYNEYVMDDTKGNELIREHGQFDKDSTIENDLREHVLNNRTRDVSVDEAVSIGSNQEINVGADRTVNVGANQEVSIGANSSLSVGSNRDTTVGGNRTLNVSGSQENNTGTSRSTSVGASDTLNVGAALEINAGSAIRLIVGGSAIEIGPGGIKISGPMVDVTGAGPVTITGAVVKVNS
- a CDS encoding Hcp family type VI secretion system effector; protein product: MAAYIKFDGVDGECKDKDHKGWSDLLSFSQAVHQPGGSATGATRRRGDVIMEDISCTKELDKSSPKIAESVCKGKVYPKVEIDVTASYTDAGRVTYYRYELTNVLVTSYNIGGAGQSESVPTEDFSLNFEEIKVTYTENDSKGKKKGNVEYSWKVEEGES